A stretch of the Sphingobacterium thalpophilum genome encodes the following:
- a CDS encoding endonuclease/exonuclease/phosphatase family protein: protein MDANKKKEKVSSGFFSVLTYNVAGLPGFISSAITGRSRSIAEIGKKINPFDIVNVQEDFNYNNSLYWGGNQHPYRTKTKGRVPFGDGLNTLSRFPMSAVIRVPWRKRTGADFLTPKGFTLVKVEIVDDVWIDVYNVHANAQNNRRAASARRDNLNQLRDYIAAHSREHALIVMGDFNAHYSFSDDNLHDFMESTALVDSWVELQNGGLVPEANHAFRPPHMLSIGNQCESIDKILYRSSGDLSLAARDYNIENNLFTNSKGLPLSDHYALAANFNWAIHL from the coding sequence ATGGATGCTAATAAGAAAAAAGAAAAGGTGAGTTCGGGTTTTTTTTCGGTTTTGACCTATAACGTAGCGGGGTTACCGGGATTTATATCTTCTGCAATCACGGGTAGAAGCAGGAGCATTGCAGAAATCGGTAAAAAGATAAATCCCTTCGATATTGTCAATGTACAGGAAGATTTTAATTACAATAATAGTTTATACTGGGGAGGGAATCAACATCCCTATCGCACCAAAACAAAGGGGCGTGTTCCTTTCGGAGACGGGCTAAATACATTGTCACGTTTTCCGATGTCGGCAGTGATCCGGGTTCCGTGGCGGAAACGTACAGGTGCCGACTTTCTGACGCCTAAAGGCTTTACTTTGGTGAAAGTGGAAATTGTGGACGATGTGTGGATCGATGTCTATAATGTGCACGCAAACGCCCAGAACAACCGGAGAGCGGCTAGTGCCAGGAGGGACAATCTCAACCAGCTGCGTGATTATATCGCCGCTCATTCTCGTGAACATGCGTTGATTGTGATGGGGGATTTTAACGCGCACTATAGTTTTAGCGATGACAATCTACATGATTTTATGGAATCGACGGCACTAGTGGACAGCTGGGTCGAATTGCAGAATGGCGGGCTGGTTCCGGAAGCTAACCATGCGTTCAGACCACCGCATATGCTCTCTATCGGCAATCAGTGTGAGTCAATAGATAAAATCCTTTATCGCAGCAGTGGCGATCTGAGTCTGGCAGCCCGGGACTATAATATCGAAAATAATCTATTTACAAATTCCAAAGGACTGCCTCTGTCTGATCATTACGCCCTGGCTGCCAATTTTAATTGGGCAATTCACCTCTAA
- a CDS encoding TolB family protein, translating into MKSNAPTLADYVRNSLHITSRNYKITPRKIPFIIHNTNLQTNGFVQLSPRKSELYSTAGADPDNQTWLPNLILHESRHVSQFDKLTGKLGAPFFEQLALAYYGLTVPSWYFEGDATLSETIFSAGGRGRLPSFEMPIKANFQSDRQYSFDKYLLGSFKDIVPSYYTIGYLMTTTLKSELPQDYEADLFSELNRKPLFPYNINRVLKKKIGGNSAYLYRKTIAKLDSIWTRKTGAYSFQNYTEIAPGKHRFYNHHLLPKSQSGILYFIKQNPEKTNAIYTYDDRTKEESELVKTGIQLTPHFDISRDYVVWDELRRDPRYSKRSYNVINLMNLKTGKIRTLTKHSRYYSPVFSPVEALIACVEVDLSNESYLTLISLENGSIAKRIRLADGEQLQHPAFNPSGDKIVAIRLSENGTALCEIDLKLERITNLTPWGNQQYERPQYLSGMDIIAKANFNGIDNIYLIDRHSGKRHLLTKAQFGAFNPFYSRETKELLFNNYQYNGYKISRTSIDSIYNIQPETDYFSHYYSNVLRKDSLPSLTLARPDSSSGYTIVPYHGLARTFNFHSLSLSSSNFESFDNFKPGVFWLSNNILNTTQIALGYEYDTDIRKGIYSAELNYNRYFPKLSLRYENRGQIAAASVPGKPDSSVRFDWREHYISSQLSIPLSFYRFDYNYSTGFNFATAYLRRYNLSRNDLKNFNDETAFPLTYQLYFNRNARMATMDLYPRWGQNLSITYRHTPFENKAKGEILSARTVFYLPGLMRNHGFQIRLSAQAGTGIYEYINDIPLVSGFSYYKYEKVKNTLLVNYRFPMVYPDLALGSIAYIKRVKGGLFADYQNIHKHQEIAPKSFGAYLSFDFNSFRYPLPDFEFVVKGTYINDNTATQRVIPTVSLNYTY; encoded by the coding sequence ATGAAAAGCAATGCCCCTACCCTAGCAGATTACGTCCGCAATTCGCTTCATATAACCAGTCGAAATTATAAAATCACACCACGAAAAATCCCTTTTATTATACACAACACGAATCTGCAGACCAATGGCTTTGTTCAGCTTTCTCCCCGTAAATCTGAATTGTATAGCACCGCCGGTGCCGATCCGGATAACCAGACCTGGCTACCAAATCTGATCCTTCACGAATCCAGACACGTCAGTCAATTTGACAAATTGACAGGAAAATTAGGAGCTCCTTTTTTTGAACAGTTAGCGCTTGCCTATTATGGCCTGACCGTCCCTTCTTGGTATTTCGAAGGCGACGCCACACTGTCCGAGACCATTTTCTCTGCTGGTGGAAGAGGGCGGCTACCTTCCTTCGAAATGCCTATAAAAGCAAACTTTCAATCGGACCGACAGTATAGTTTTGACAAATATCTACTGGGATCTTTTAAAGACATCGTGCCAAGCTATTACACAATCGGCTATTTGATGACTACCACATTGAAGTCCGAATTACCACAGGACTACGAAGCGGATCTGTTTTCTGAGCTGAACAGAAAACCACTTTTTCCTTATAACATCAATCGGGTTTTAAAGAAAAAAATAGGTGGAAACAGTGCATATTTGTATAGAAAAACAATTGCAAAATTAGACTCGATCTGGACGAGAAAAACGGGCGCGTACAGCTTCCAGAATTACACGGAAATAGCTCCTGGAAAACATCGCTTTTACAACCATCATCTATTACCAAAATCGCAGTCCGGCATACTTTATTTTATAAAACAAAATCCAGAAAAAACCAATGCCATATACACCTACGATGATCGCACAAAGGAAGAATCTGAGTTGGTAAAAACAGGGATTCAATTAACACCGCATTTTGATATTAGCAGAGACTATGTTGTATGGGATGAACTGCGAAGAGATCCCCGCTATAGTAAAAGAAGCTACAACGTCATCAACCTCATGAACCTAAAAACCGGCAAGATTAGAACCCTCACCAAACATTCACGATATTATTCGCCGGTCTTTAGCCCCGTAGAAGCTTTGATTGCCTGTGTTGAAGTAGATTTATCCAACGAAAGCTATCTGACGCTTATAAGCCTCGAAAATGGCTCGATCGCGAAACGGATCAGACTTGCAGACGGTGAGCAGCTGCAGCATCCCGCTTTTAACCCCTCAGGCGATAAGATCGTCGCTATCCGCCTATCAGAAAATGGAACCGCTTTATGTGAAATAGATCTCAAACTTGAGAGGATCACCAACCTCACCCCTTGGGGAAACCAGCAGTACGAGCGACCACAATACCTTTCGGGTATGGATATCATCGCAAAAGCCAACTTCAACGGTATTGATAATATTTACCTGATCGATCGGCACTCGGGGAAGAGGCATTTGCTGACCAAGGCACAGTTCGGAGCTTTCAACCCTTTTTATAGCCGTGAAACTAAAGAGCTGCTGTTCAACAATTACCAATATAATGGATACAAAATCAGCCGAACGAGCATCGACAGTATATATAACATACAGCCCGAAACCGATTATTTTTCACATTACTACAGCAACGTGTTGCGCAAAGACAGTCTTCCGTCCCTGACCCTGGCACGGCCGGATTCCTCCTCCGGTTATACCATTGTTCCATACCATGGACTGGCAAGGACATTCAACTTTCATAGCCTCTCCCTCAGCAGCAGCAATTTTGAAAGCTTTGACAACTTCAAACCTGGAGTTTTCTGGCTTTCAAACAACATCTTAAACACGACACAGATAGCACTTGGCTATGAATACGACACCGATATCCGAAAGGGCATTTATTCGGCCGAGCTCAATTACAACAGATATTTCCCCAAACTATCGCTACGGTATGAAAACCGGGGCCAGATCGCAGCGGCAAGTGTCCCCGGAAAGCCCGACAGCAGCGTCCGCTTTGACTGGCGCGAACACTATATTTCCAGTCAGCTGTCCATTCCGCTTTCTTTTTATCGTTTCGACTACAATTATTCGACAGGCTTCAACTTCGCAACGGCTTACTTAAGACGTTATAACCTGAGCCGCAACGATCTTAAAAACTTCAACGACGAGACCGCATTTCCATTGACCTATCAGCTTTATTTCAACCGCAACGCCCGAATGGCAACGATGGACCTATATCCGCGATGGGGACAAAATTTGAGCATTACTTACAGACACACACCCTTTGAAAACAAAGCTAAAGGCGAAATTCTGTCTGCGCGAACAGTATTTTACCTACCCGGGTTAATGCGGAATCATGGTTTTCAGATCCGGCTCAGTGCACAAGCAGGAACTGGAATCTATGAATACATCAACGACATCCCGCTGGTAAGCGGATTTAGTTATTATAAATACGAAAAAGTGAAAAATACCTTATTGGTAAACTACAGGTTTCCGATGGTTTATCCCGACTTGGCGCTAGGTTCAATAGCTTACATAAAACGTGTAAAAGGAGGCTTGTTTGCAGACTACCAAAACATTCACAAACACCAAGAAATTGCACCAAAAAGCTTTGGAGCTTACTTGTCCTTTGATTTCAACTCCTTCCGATACCCCTTACCTGATTTTGAATTTGTGGTAAAGGGAACCTATATCAACGACAATACTGCAACTCAGCGCGTGATACCTACGGTAAGTCTCAATTATACATATTAG
- a CDS encoding phosphoglycerate kinase, with protein sequence MKTVDDLNFAGKKALVRVDFNVPLDENFNITDDNRIQGAAPTIKKILKDGGSVILMSHLGRPKDGPTDKYSLKHIVSHLSDVLGTVVQFANDCIGTEAQEKAAALQAGQVLLLENLRFYKEEEKGDVGFAEKLSALGDVYVNDAFGTAHRAHASTAIIAQFFPGAKYSGYLMAAEVGNAEKVLNNPVRPFTAIMGGAKVSDKIQLIEALLDKVDNLLIGGGMAYTFVKARGGEIGQSLVEIDKLDLANELVQKAKEKGVNLVIPTDAQIADAFSNDANVYDGPNDQIPADLQGLDIGKESAANFAAIIKDSKTILWNGPMGVFEFDTFAKGTKAVADAVVEATKNGAFSLIGGGDSAAAVSKFGMSDDVSYVSTGGGALLEYMEGKVLPGVKALED encoded by the coding sequence ATGAAAACAGTAGACGATTTAAATTTTGCAGGTAAAAAAGCCTTGGTGCGTGTTGATTTCAACGTTCCTTTGGATGAGAATTTCAATATTACAGATGACAACCGTATACAGGGGGCTGCTCCGACCATAAAGAAGATATTGAAGGATGGTGGAAGTGTGATCCTGATGTCGCATTTAGGAAGACCAAAAGATGGTCCTACTGATAAATATTCATTGAAACATATTGTTTCGCATCTTTCAGATGTACTGGGTACCGTCGTACAGTTTGCCAACGATTGCATCGGAACCGAAGCGCAGGAAAAAGCTGCCGCGTTGCAAGCTGGGCAAGTGCTATTGTTAGAGAATCTGCGTTTCTATAAAGAGGAGGAAAAAGGAGATGTGGGTTTTGCTGAAAAGCTGTCCGCATTGGGCGATGTTTATGTCAATGATGCTTTCGGTACAGCGCACCGCGCCCATGCATCAACGGCTATAATTGCACAATTTTTTCCGGGTGCTAAGTATAGCGGATACCTGATGGCAGCCGAGGTAGGCAATGCCGAGAAGGTGCTCAATAATCCGGTCAGGCCGTTTACCGCTATTATGGGCGGCGCCAAGGTTTCCGATAAAATTCAGCTGATTGAAGCTTTGTTGGATAAAGTCGATAATTTGTTGATCGGTGGGGGTATGGCCTATACATTCGTCAAAGCAAGAGGCGGTGAAATCGGTCAGTCGCTGGTCGAAATAGATAAGCTTGACCTGGCAAATGAACTGGTTCAAAAGGCAAAAGAAAAGGGCGTTAATCTTGTGATTCCTACAGATGCGCAAATCGCAGATGCTTTTTCGAACGATGCCAATGTATATGACGGGCCTAATGATCAAATTCCGGCGGATCTTCAAGGACTGGATATCGGCAAGGAGTCTGCGGCTAACTTCGCTGCGATTATCAAGGATTCTAAAACTATTCTCTGGAACGGACCTATGGGCGTGTTCGAATTTGATACTTTTGCCAAAGGGACGAAAGCAGTGGCTGACGCGGTGGTTGAAGCAACAAAAAACGGCGCATTTTCGTTGATCGGAGGAGGAGATTCTGCTGCAGCTGTAAGCAAGTTCGGGATGAGCGATGATGTGAGTTATGTCAGTACCGGCGGAGGAGCACTTTTAGAGTATATGGAAGGTAAAGTGCTGCCCGGAGTGAAGGCACTTGAAGACTAA
- the mgtE gene encoding magnesium transporter has protein sequence MEELEMQVSRVEQLIASGDFVGLENFLNEMNISEVEELIDELPEHGPLFIESLNLNRAVNVFRILDFPTQNRIFKKLSKAKISALINELPPDDRTSFFSEMKDDIKHLILLLPPKDRVEALALLGYPEDSVGRLMTPDYITVKEHWNIERILGHIRRYGKDSETIDVLYVIDSNGKLIDDIRIKDVLMAEPETVVSDLIDYRLISLNAYDPQEEAINIFRMNNRVALPVVDAQGIMLGIVTVDDILWVANEEYTEDMQRIGGTEALDEPYLDVSIKNLVKKRAGWLIVLFLGQLLTATVIEHFEEQMASAIMLFALMPVIISSGGNSGSQASTLIIQAMALGEVTLSDWWRVMRREILSGLLLGVILGALGFLRIMAWQSFAHSYGEYWVLVALVISLSLVGVVLWGSLMGSMLPFVMKRLGADPASSSAPFVSTLVDVTGLLIYFTVATLILKGVLL, from the coding sequence ATGGAAGAACTGGAAATGCAGGTAAGTCGTGTAGAGCAATTAATAGCGAGTGGTGATTTTGTTGGCCTTGAGAATTTTCTAAATGAGATGAATATTTCTGAGGTGGAAGAATTAATTGACGAGCTGCCGGAGCATGGTCCTCTTTTTATCGAATCTTTAAATTTAAACCGCGCGGTAAACGTATTTAGGATCCTGGATTTTCCTACTCAAAACCGAATTTTCAAGAAGCTTTCCAAGGCCAAAATCAGTGCGCTGATTAATGAACTTCCGCCTGATGACCGCACCTCATTTTTCTCCGAAATGAAGGATGATATCAAACATCTGATACTGCTGTTACCACCAAAAGACCGGGTTGAAGCACTAGCACTTTTGGGCTACCCTGAAGACAGCGTTGGACGTCTGATGACGCCGGATTATATTACGGTGAAGGAGCATTGGAATATAGAAAGAATTCTGGGTCATATCCGTCGATATGGAAAAGATTCAGAAACTATAGACGTGCTGTATGTCATTGATTCGAACGGTAAGTTGATTGATGATATCCGCATCAAGGATGTGCTCATGGCCGAGCCTGAAACAGTGGTCAGTGATCTGATCGACTATCGTCTGATATCGCTGAATGCTTATGATCCGCAGGAGGAAGCTATCAATATTTTCCGGATGAACAATCGTGTTGCTTTACCTGTGGTGGATGCGCAAGGTATTATGTTGGGTATTGTTACGGTAGATGATATTCTCTGGGTCGCCAATGAGGAGTATACCGAAGACATGCAACGCATCGGCGGTACGGAAGCTTTGGATGAGCCTTATCTGGATGTATCCATAAAAAATCTGGTCAAGAAGAGAGCTGGATGGCTGATTGTGTTATTTTTGGGGCAGCTGCTGACCGCGACAGTAATCGAGCATTTTGAGGAGCAGATGGCAAGCGCCATCATGTTATTTGCGTTGATGCCGGTGATTATTTCCAGTGGCGGGAATAGTGGTTCACAGGCTTCGACACTGATTATACAGGCTATGGCGCTTGGCGAGGTGACGCTGTCTGACTGGTGGCGGGTAATGCGCCGGGAGATTCTGTCGGGTTTACTGCTGGGGGTCATTTTGGGTGCGCTTGGGTTTTTGCGGATCATGGCCTGGCAGTCTTTTGCCCACAGTTATGGGGAGTACTGGGTGCTGGTGGCTCTGGTGATTTCTTTATCTTTGGTTGGCGTAGTATTGTGGGGCTCGTTGATGGGATCGATGTTGCCATTTGTAATGAAGCGACTGGGGGCAGATCCTGCGAGTTCATCCGCGCCATTTGTGTCCACCTTAGTGGATGTGACTGGGCTCTTAATTTATTTTACGGTGGCTACATTAATCTTGAAAGGCGTATTGCTTTAA